In Bacillota bacterium, one DNA window encodes the following:
- a CDS encoding alanine racemase, whose translation MSFRPTWTEIDLNAIIHNIREFRRILPSGVKIMAVVKADAYGHGAVEVARAMVRGGVDWFAVAFLEEGVELRLAGIKTPILLIGPTPPEQVAAVIKYNLTQTIFSRETAAALSLEAVKQRVKKPVHVKIDTGMGRVGIAPQDTLEFIKEISSYPGITVEGLLTHLASADEEDLSYTYQQIKLFNETIRSCRESGIEIPLIHAANSAGAINVMESHYNLVRLGLSIYGHYPPGKAIADHISLQPALSFKTQIVYLKEVPAGASVSYGGTFVTERESLIATVPVGYADGYNRLLSNRGRVLVKGTRVPVVGRVCMDYAMVDVTGVDGVRIGDEVVLYGRQGEEEVTVEEVATQLDTIPYELLCAVHKRVSRFYMEEDRVVSFRNLLGRNYLADGPTKKSADMDY comes from the coding sequence TTGTCTTTCCGTCCAACATGGACGGAAATTGATCTCAATGCCATCATTCATAATATCCGGGAATTCCGGCGCATACTTCCTTCCGGGGTGAAGATCATGGCCGTGGTCAAGGCGGATGCTTACGGGCATGGGGCGGTGGAGGTTGCCCGGGCCATGGTCAGGGGGGGTGTGGATTGGTTTGCCGTAGCTTTCCTTGAGGAGGGAGTGGAATTGAGACTGGCGGGGATAAAAACCCCGATACTGCTGATTGGCCCGACTCCCCCGGAGCAGGTGGCGGCGGTAATAAAGTACAACCTTACCCAGACCATTTTTTCACGGGAAACGGCCGCGGCTCTTTCCCTTGAAGCAGTCAAGCAGCGGGTCAAGAAACCTGTTCATGTCAAGATAGATACCGGCATGGGGCGTGTTGGTATAGCACCGCAGGATACATTGGAATTCATCAAAGAAATCTCGTCGTATCCTGGAATAACAGTTGAAGGATTGCTTACCCACCTGGCTTCGGCCGATGAAGAGGATCTGTCCTATACCTACCAGCAGATCAAGCTTTTCAACGAAACGATACGTTCATGTCGGGAATCCGGAATAGAGATACCGTTGATCCACGCGGCCAACAGTGCCGGGGCAATCAATGTAATGGAATCGCATTACAATCTTGTCCGCCTGGGACTTTCCATCTACGGACACTATCCCCCGGGAAAAGCCATTGCCGATCACATCAGCTTGCAGCCAGCTCTGTCCTTCAAAACGCAGATTGTCTATCTCAAAGAAGTGCCGGCGGGGGCTTCTGTCAGTTATGGCGGTACTTTTGTCACGGAACGCGAATCGTTGATCGCCACTGTTCCGGTCGGTTATGCCGACGGGTACAACCGCCTTCTTTCCAACCGGGGCCGTGTTCTGGTGAAGGGAACCCGGGTGCCAGTTGTGGGGAGGGTCTGCATGGATTACGCCATGGTCGACGTTACCGGAGTGGACGGGGTCCGGATCGGTGACGAGGTGGTTCTTTATGGCCGCCAGGGGGAGGAAGAGGTGACCGTGGAAGAGGTTGCCACCCAACTGGACACGATCCCCTATGAATTGTTGTGCGCGGTTCACAAGAGGGTTTCCCGCTTCTACATGGAAGAAGACCGGGTGGTATCTTTCCGCAATCTTCTGGGACGCAATTATCTGGCTGACGGCCCCACAAAAAAATCCGCGGATATGGATTATTGA
- a CDS encoding gamma-glutamyl-gamma-aminobutyrate hydrolase family protein, whose translation MRRKIIGITCDWEENRGRIFLEEAYSEKVAEAGGVPLLVPHLEERFWPFLMGLFDGFVLSGGGDVSPLIMGEEPLSGEGEIFPPRDRMELYLARQCLANHVPLLGICRGMQVINIAAGGTIFQDVNDQHPGHIQHMQRAPRRYPSHRVEVVAGTLLHEIVSRTVLEVNSFHHQAVRDVPAALIVAARSADGIIEAIEGTDSNFILGVQWHPEAMNDHASRAIFASFVASIDLQQ comes from the coding sequence TTGAGAAGAAAGATTATCGGCATCACCTGTGATTGGGAAGAAAACAGGGGCCGAATTTTTCTTGAGGAGGCGTACTCCGAAAAGGTGGCAGAAGCAGGGGGCGTTCCGCTGTTGGTTCCCCACCTTGAAGAAAGGTTCTGGCCTTTTTTGATGGGATTGTTTGATGGTTTCGTTCTCTCCGGTGGCGGCGATGTCAGCCCCCTGATCATGGGTGAGGAGCCTCTTTCCGGGGAAGGTGAAATATTTCCGCCGCGGGATCGGATGGAACTTTATCTGGCCAGGCAATGCCTGGCCAATCACGTACCGCTTCTGGGTATCTGTCGGGGGATGCAGGTTATCAACATTGCCGCCGGTGGAACTATATTTCAGGATGTCAACGATCAGCACCCAGGGCACATTCAGCACATGCAGAGGGCTCCCCGCCGTTATCCTTCTCACCGCGTTGAAGTGGTAGCCGGAACCCTGTTGCATGAAATTGTCAGCAGGACGGTTCTGGAAGTCAACAGCTTTCATCATCAGGCCGTCCGTGATGTGCCTGCTGCCCTGATCGTGGCAGCCAGGTCTGCCGATGGAATCATTGAGGCCATAGAAGGCACGGATTCCAACTTCATCCTGGGTGTGCAATGGCATCCCGAAGCAATGAATGATCATGCCTCGCGGGCAATCTTCGCTTCTTTCGTGGCCAGTATTGATCTCCAACAATAA
- a CDS encoding spore germination protein, giving the protein MNFFARLFRGKKKLVFDDNADISERYHAAREMKLVSDLTENIAMIEKVSGSSADLNIRRFKTGNEVAVAAIFLDGLVDDSILQETLKVLMVKTAEVPRLQARKEQIISAAMEHLAVVNDIEEVDNIAELFYSLSSGDTALIFDGTPAALLCDTRSLKERGIQEPDAELTIRGPRDGFLENLHTNISLVRKRIRVPDLWIEKITIGRLTRTEVAFAYIKGLATDKLVDEVRLRLQRIDIDGVLESGYLEEYIADEPFTLFPLLYPTERPDRTCAALLEGRVAIFTDGTPQALLAPANFFMFLQAPDDYYENWMGGTFIRVLRYLSLFFSLFLPGFYVALINYHQEMIPTELLLRIIASRQGVPFPVTAEVVIMVVLVEILREAGVRLPKATGMAVSIVGALILGDAAIRAGLVSPIVVTVISLMAIAGFTAPSFYLGISIRLMRFVFIIAASLFGLLGMQVAIFFLVVHLVSLRSFGLPYMAPLAPLITRDLKDFIRMRWPSMLTRTKFLGEKEPQRQPAGQGAKPCRGQQETEKEED; this is encoded by the coding sequence ATGAATTTTTTTGCTCGCCTGTTTCGTGGGAAAAAGAAACTGGTTTTCGATGACAACGCAGACATCAGCGAAAGGTATCACGCTGCTCGTGAAATGAAGCTGGTTTCCGACCTGACAGAAAATATCGCCATGATCGAGAAGGTCAGCGGCTCCAGCGCCGATCTGAATATAAGGCGTTTCAAGACCGGCAACGAGGTGGCGGTAGCCGCTATCTTTCTGGATGGATTGGTTGATGACAGTATTCTACAGGAAACGCTCAAGGTTTTGATGGTCAAGACTGCCGAAGTGCCCCGGTTGCAGGCCCGTAAAGAACAGATAATTTCCGCCGCCATGGAACATCTTGCCGTGGTCAACGATATTGAAGAAGTCGATAATATAGCCGAATTGTTTTACAGTCTTTCTTCCGGGGACACAGCGCTTATTTTTGATGGTACTCCCGCGGCGCTACTCTGCGATACCCGAAGTTTAAAAGAGAGGGGTATCCAGGAACCCGATGCAGAATTGACAATCAGGGGGCCGCGCGACGGTTTTTTGGAAAACCTGCATACGAATATTTCCCTGGTCAGGAAGCGCATCCGGGTGCCCGACCTGTGGATCGAAAAAATCACTATCGGCCGCCTGACCCGGACGGAAGTGGCCTTTGCCTATATCAAGGGGCTGGCCACGGATAAACTTGTTGATGAGGTGCGCCTCCGCCTGCAGCGCATCGATATAGATGGGGTTCTGGAGTCCGGTTATCTGGAAGAATACATAGCTGATGAACCTTTTACCCTGTTCCCCCTGCTCTACCCTACCGAAAGGCCGGACCGGACCTGTGCTGCCTTGCTGGAGGGGAGGGTGGCCATCTTCACCGACGGCACCCCCCAGGCCCTTCTGGCACCCGCCAATTTTTTCATGTTTCTGCAGGCGCCGGATGATTATTATGAAAACTGGATGGGGGGAACCTTTATCCGGGTGCTGCGCTATCTTTCCCTCTTCTTCTCTCTTTTTCTGCCCGGGTTCTACGTGGCGCTGATCAATTATCATCAGGAGATGATCCCCACGGAACTGCTATTGAGAATAATCGCCTCCCGTCAGGGGGTTCCCTTTCCCGTTACTGCCGAGGTAGTGATCATGGTGGTCCTCGTTGAGATCCTGCGAGAGGCAGGCGTCCGCCTGCCAAAAGCAACAGGTATGGCGGTCAGTATTGTCGGGGCCCTGATCCTCGGGGATGCCGCCATAAGGGCCGGGCTGGTGTCTCCGATAGTGGTGACCGTGATTTCACTCATGGCCATCGCCGGTTTTACGGCTCCTTCGTTTTACCTGGGTATCAGTATCCGTCTCATGAGGTTTGTTTTTATCATCGCGGCTTCCCTCTTCGGATTGCTGGGAATGCAGGTTGCTATCTTTTTTCTGGTTGTCCATCTCGTTTCCCTGCGTTCATTCGGGCTTCCTTACATGGCCCCGCTGGCTCCGCTCATTACCCGCGATCTGAAGGATTTTATCCGGATGAGGTGGCCATCGATGTTGACCCGTACCAAATTTCTGGGTGAAAAAGAACCCCAGCGTCAACCGGCAGGGCAGGGGGCCAAACCTTGCCGGGGTCAACAAGAAACTGAAAAGGAGGAGGATTGA
- a CDS encoding endospore germination permease, producing MNTTKLTNRQLFFILFMIRTTIIVAVLPPVVTVFNTLQDAWASVIVSFFTASVLVIIICRLGIHFPQMTVFEYSQKLLGPWFGRVLCFSFLWGLLEIAAVDIRIYGEALVANFFPNTPLIFVIASVAAVSALAAYQGPVVMGRAADLLFPFYVLMIVLSITIPLPQAINQLHNLQPVLARGIMPILGGSAVITAMIANHLVLTVLIPAVTKPEKSLNTALWSLGASTLTIAVVAVVTVAVLGPRKASRTFLPFFGMIRTVLLSRAFERVEILALATWGFGLFILLSIIIYSGSRGLSQIMGLKDHRPLIAPMVVIWSTLATYSMGSVFETKEAFRPDIFVSYWTGLILFPFAVLWGAYFIRRRKL from the coding sequence ATGAATACAACAAAACTCACCAATCGGCAGTTATTTTTTATTCTCTTTATGATTCGTACCACCATCATTGTGGCCGTTCTGCCGCCGGTTGTGACAGTTTTCAATACCCTCCAGGACGCATGGGCATCGGTGATAGTTTCTTTTTTCACGGCCTCGGTACTGGTGATCATCATTTGCAGGTTGGGCATTCATTTTCCGCAGATGACCGTTTTTGAATACAGTCAGAAATTGCTGGGTCCCTGGTTTGGGCGGGTTCTCTGTTTTTCGTTCCTGTGGGGGCTTCTGGAGATAGCCGCCGTGGACATTCGTATCTACGGCGAAGCGCTCGTCGCCAATTTTTTCCCGAACACGCCGCTAATTTTTGTCATTGCCTCGGTGGCGGCCGTTTCTGCCCTGGCTGCTTACCAGGGCCCGGTTGTCATGGGCAGGGCCGCCGACCTGTTATTCCCATTTTATGTGTTGATGATCGTGTTGAGCATAACCATTCCCCTTCCACAGGCGATCAACCAGTTACACAACCTGCAGCCGGTTCTGGCTCGCGGCATCATGCCGATTCTGGGGGGAAGTGCTGTTATCACGGCCATGATTGCCAATCACCTCGTTTTGACGGTGTTGATTCCCGCCGTCACCAAACCCGAAAAAAGTTTGAATACGGCTCTCTGGTCCCTGGGTGCCTCCACTCTGACCATTGCCGTTGTCGCAGTGGTAACCGTCGCTGTCCTGGGCCCGCGGAAGGCTTCCAGAACATTCTTGCCTTTTTTCGGCATGATCAGGACGGTATTGCTCAGCAGGGCTTTCGAGAGGGTGGAGATACTTGCCCTGGCCACCTGGGGGTTCGGCCTTTTCATACTTCTTTCCATTATAATTTACTCCGGATCCAGGGGTCTTTCCCAGATCATGGGGTTGAAGGATCATCGCCCTTTGATTGCGCCCATGGTGGTGATATGGTCCACCCTTGCCACGTATTCCATGGGAAGCGTATTCGAGACCAAAGAGGCTTTCCGCCCGGATATTTTTGTATCTTACTGGACAGGGTTGATCCTGTTTCCCTTTGCCGTACTGTGGGGAGCCTATTTTATCAGAAGGAGAAAACTATGA
- a CDS encoding ribbon-helix-helix protein, CopG family, whose amino-acid sequence MISLPHNLLREVDGVVAREKRTRSEFIREAMRLYLREREKQQIRERMEKGYLEMAGINLSLARESLEVENESIQVAEEMIRGERR is encoded by the coding sequence ATGATCAGTTTGCCCCACAATTTGTTGCGAGAGGTCGATGGAGTGGTTGCCAGAGAAAAACGAACCCGCAGCGAATTTATCCGTGAAGCGATGAGGCTATATCTGAGGGAAAGAGAGAAACAGCAGATCCGTGAAAGGATGGAGAAGGGATACCTTGAAATGGCCGGGATCAACCTTTCTCTTGCCAGGGAGTCCCTGGAGGTTGAAAACGAATCGATACAGGTTGCCGAAGAAATGATACGTGGAGAAAGAAGATAA
- a CDS encoding type II toxin-antitoxin system PemK/MazF family toxin produces the protein MEIKKGHIFYADLSPVVGSEQGGVRPVLVIQNDIGNRYSPTVIVAAITSQIDKAKLPTHVEISARASNLEKDSVILLEQIRTIDKQRLQKKVAELHEDALIDINEALKISLGLIDF, from the coding sequence ATGGAAATAAAAAAAGGCCATATATTTTATGCGGATTTGAGCCCGGTGGTTGGATCCGAGCAGGGGGGGGTCAGGCCGGTCCTTGTAATTCAAAATGATATCGGGAATCGTTACAGCCCCACTGTCATTGTAGCGGCTATTACCTCGCAGATCGACAAGGCCAAGCTACCCACTCATGTGGAGATAAGCGCTCGGGCATCCAATCTTGAAAAAGACTCGGTTATTTTGCTGGAACAGATACGCACCATCGACAAACAGCGGCTGCAAAAAAAGGTGGCCGAACTTCATGAGGATGCCTTGATTGATATAAACGAGGCTTTGAAGATAAGCCTTGGCCTGATCGATTTTTGA
- a CDS encoding acyl-CoA/acyl-ACP dehydrogenase encodes MLDALMSAEEKELRDEARSFVREDVDRDLLISMDREEIIYPREFMEKAASRKLLGLRFPRKYGGRGLPWTSEIVVLEEMGVLGTSLACLYSLVSIVGEAIAVFGTEELKEKYLKPTIEGKLTAAEALTEPRGGSDFFGTTTTARREGDGYILNGQKRFVVGAEGADYFLVYARTDPDGPPHKSISAFIVDRAAGVRVDHVYGMMGTRGGGTGRLVFRDVRVPARNMVGEENQGREIFYRMMIPERMTSAAGAVGMGRAALEVAARYSTRRKAFGLEIKNFQGVSFKVAESISRLDAARGLVYAAARSVDGGDNPRRSRRLVSEAKKMSTTYAWEVINDAMQIMGGIGYTNVYPLEKLLRDTRLIMIWTGTNEIMNLIIQHEYYRELLADPSPARDIENDAEEAGREEEKIYE; translated from the coding sequence GTGCTGGACGCCCTGATGAGTGCGGAGGAGAAAGAGCTGCGAGATGAAGCTCGCTCATTTGTAAGGGAAGATGTGGATCGGGATCTGTTGATCAGTATGGATAGAGAGGAAATCATTTATCCGCGGGAGTTCATGGAAAAAGCGGCATCGCGGAAATTGCTGGGTTTGCGTTTTCCTCGCAAATACGGTGGGAGGGGGCTGCCATGGACCTCGGAGATCGTGGTTCTTGAAGAGATGGGCGTGCTGGGGACATCCCTGGCCTGTCTCTATTCCCTGGTCAGTATCGTGGGAGAAGCAATTGCTGTCTTTGGCACGGAAGAATTGAAAGAAAAGTATTTGAAGCCCACGATAGAAGGGAAACTGACAGCTGCAGAGGCCCTGACCGAGCCGCGGGGAGGTTCTGACTTTTTTGGCACGACCACGACCGCTCGCCGTGAAGGAGACGGTTACATTCTCAACGGTCAGAAAAGGTTCGTGGTTGGTGCCGAGGGGGCCGACTACTTTCTGGTTTACGCACGCACGGATCCGGATGGTCCTCCGCACAAATCGATCAGTGCGTTCATCGTGGATCGGGCTGCCGGCGTGAGGGTGGATCATGTATATGGAATGATGGGGACCCGGGGCGGGGGGACCGGAAGGTTGGTTTTCCGCGACGTGCGCGTGCCTGCCCGGAATATGGTCGGCGAGGAGAATCAGGGCCGGGAGATATTCTACCGCATGATGATTCCGGAGCGGATGACCAGCGCCGCGGGAGCCGTGGGAATGGGCAGGGCTGCGTTGGAGGTTGCAGCCCGCTACAGCACTCGCCGCAAGGCTTTCGGACTGGAGATCAAAAACTTTCAGGGGGTAAGTTTCAAGGTTGCCGAAAGTATTTCCCGTCTTGATGCAGCACGCGGCCTGGTTTATGCTGCGGCCAGATCGGTTGATGGCGGCGACAACCCGCGCCGTTCCCGGAGGTTGGTCTCCGAGGCAAAGAAAATGTCCACCACCTATGCCTGGGAAGTAATAAACGATGCCATGCAGATCATGGGCGGTATTGGCTATACCAATGTATACCCGCTGGAAAAATTGTTGCGAGATACCCGTCTGATCATGATCTGGACGGGAACCAACGAGATCATGAATTTGATTATCCAGCATGAGTATTACCGTGAACTTCTGGCCGATCCGTCTCCAGCCCGTGATATCGAAAACGATGCTGAAGAGGCCGGCAGGGAGGAAGAGAAAATTTATGAATAA
- a CDS encoding Ger(x)C family spore germination protein, with amino-acid sequence MMRIGTVTALMVVVMICSTSLTGCWNLHEPEDLAVVLATGFDYDDEKELFNVIVQLANPLGVMSTAGEGSAGKQKSFEVLSACGKTPFEAMQSLGQTSCRMVFWGHNRVILFSEKMARRGIKEALDVLERRRLTRLTARPVVVQGDIRKMMESECPFEETGAEGLEKMIATVSYEKSVINTNLFIDLYNILEEPGKEIFMGKVKVCEEENGEEGSTLVKVGGGAIFKGDRMVGWASQQQTEGWLFALERGYAFNFNIECPGSSGGHIAIEVLKPESSMKVTSKGRKVRIKLKVKARGTIENIPCKTNVMDRDFRRAAERRSAQAIRNRINDMIGKSQELESDVCGFGYLIYRERPDIWKKIGADWNEIFPHLPVDVDVRFQLIRSGLVENPMGMLQ; translated from the coding sequence ATGATGCGCATCGGGACAGTGACAGCCTTGATGGTAGTGGTCATGATCTGTTCCACATCGTTGACCGGATGCTGGAATTTACATGAACCCGAGGATCTGGCCGTGGTTCTGGCCACAGGTTTTGATTATGATGATGAAAAAGAACTTTTCAACGTTATCGTCCAGCTGGCCAACCCCCTCGGGGTAATGTCCACCGCGGGTGAAGGATCGGCAGGCAAACAAAAATCTTTTGAAGTGCTCTCGGCCTGCGGAAAAACACCCTTTGAAGCGATGCAATCCTTGGGGCAGACTTCCTGCCGGATGGTCTTCTGGGGGCACAATCGTGTGATCCTCTTCTCGGAGAAGATGGCCCGTCGCGGGATAAAAGAAGCCCTCGATGTCCTCGAGCGTAGAAGATTGACCCGACTTACCGCCCGGCCCGTGGTGGTCCAGGGGGATATCCGCAAAATGATGGAATCCGAATGCCCTTTTGAAGAGACGGGTGCCGAGGGGCTAGAAAAAATGATAGCCACCGTTTCGTATGAAAAATCGGTCATAAACACCAATTTGTTTATCGATCTTTACAATATCTTGGAGGAACCGGGAAAGGAGATATTCATGGGAAAGGTAAAGGTTTGCGAAGAAGAAAACGGGGAGGAGGGCAGCACTCTGGTAAAGGTTGGTGGAGGTGCCATTTTCAAGGGGGACCGCATGGTGGGGTGGGCCAGTCAGCAGCAGACCGAGGGGTGGCTGTTTGCCTTGGAACGCGGTTACGCCTTCAATTTCAACATTGAATGTCCGGGAAGTTCCGGGGGACATATCGCCATTGAAGTGCTGAAACCGGAAAGCAGCATGAAGGTTACGAGCAAAGGCCGGAAAGTAAGAATCAAGCTGAAAGTAAAAGCCAGAGGGACTATCGAGAATATACCCTGCAAAACAAATGTCATGGACAGGGATTTCAGGCGGGCGGCGGAGCGAAGATCCGCGCAGGCAATCCGCAACCGGATCAACGACATGATCGGAAAGTCGCAGGAACTAGAAAGCGATGTCTGCGGGTTCGGGTATCTGATTTACCGCGAGAGGCCGGATATATGGAAAAAGATCGGGGCTGATTGGAATGAGATATTTCCCCATCTTCCTGTTGATGTGGATGTACGTTTCCAGTTGATTCGTAGCGGTCTGGTGGAAAATCCCATGGGAATGCTTCAGTAG
- a CDS encoding MBL fold metallo-hydrolase: MLKKERKNIKPEYMGIEGVYKVTFPLPFDLDHVNCYLVKGDEGWSIIDAGMNIPPTHEGWTRSIEELGIKWEDIGSIYITHYHPDHYGAAGWLQERSGAPVYMSARDLFDIQAIWQADFETMSNMNDFYLVHGVPQKLLHQIADNLVKTSLDIFPVLPRINTVKEGDTVMLGNLCVKVVHTPGHADGHICFFCPDTNTLFSGDHLLPEITSNVGLWPGGEPNPLKDFFSSLHKIGRYNIDLVLPAHGEPFRGAGTRIEELFQHHRERLDLMAQYAGKGQTAFAICRMIFGSDLSLHNFRFAIAETIAHMVFLESEGRIEVVENSDAITYRAVV, encoded by the coding sequence TTGCTCAAGAAGGAGAGAAAGAATATCAAACCTGAATATATGGGTATAGAGGGGGTTTACAAGGTTACGTTTCCCCTGCCCTTTGATCTCGATCATGTCAACTGCTATCTTGTCAAGGGTGATGAAGGATGGTCCATCATCGATGCCGGTATGAACATCCCTCCCACACATGAGGGATGGACCCGATCAATAGAAGAACTTGGAATAAAGTGGGAAGACATTGGCAGCATATATATTACTCACTATCATCCCGACCATTACGGTGCTGCCGGATGGCTCCAGGAAAGAAGCGGGGCCCCTGTCTACATGTCCGCCCGTGACCTGTTCGATATCCAGGCGATATGGCAGGCCGATTTCGAAACGATGAGCAACATGAACGATTTCTATCTGGTTCACGGGGTACCACAGAAACTTCTTCATCAGATAGCGGACAATCTGGTAAAAACCAGCCTTGACATCTTTCCCGTCCTGCCCCGGATCAACACGGTAAAGGAAGGGGATACGGTGATGCTGGGAAACCTTTGCGTCAAAGTGGTCCACACACCCGGCCATGCCGATGGCCATATCTGTTTCTTCTGCCCGGACACCAACACCCTCTTCTCCGGCGACCACCTGTTGCCTGAAATTACATCCAATGTCGGGCTATGGCCCGGGGGTGAGCCGAACCCGCTGAAAGATTTTTTCTCCTCATTGCATAAAATCGGCCGCTACAATATCGATCTGGTTCTTCCCGCCCACGGGGAACCTTTCCGCGGAGCCGGAACCAGGATCGAGGAGCTGTTTCAACATCACCGCGAACGCCTTGATCTGATGGCGCAATATGCAGGGAAGGGGCAGACTGCTTTTGCGATCTGCCGTATGATTTTCGGTAGCGACCTCTCCCTTCATAATTTCCGTTTTGCCATCGCGGAGACGATCGCCCACATGGTTTTTCTTGAAAGTGAAGGCAGAATCGAGGTTGTCGAAAACAGCGATGCCATCACCTACCGGGCAGTGGTCTGA
- a CDS encoding homoserine dehydrogenase, with product MPFSGKAPLFLEQIKWYNEQKIQETGYVEQREIQIGLLGMGTVGGGVVSLLHKNGAYIRAKNGVNLNIKKILVRDPSKARAVDGLPSSIFTRDAAEILSDPGIDIVVELIGGIEPAHSYMDEALKQGKYVVTANKDVMAHHGADLLSTAGENNRAIFFEASAGGGIPLIRPLKHCLSANRIERVMGIINGTTNYILTRMSFAGLELDQALKEAQEKGFAEADPSNDLEGRDAAYKLIVLSGLAFGSFVNIDDVHVQGIKNVTARDLFYAHQWGYTIKLLATGERVNDGLSLRVFPALLPLKHPLASVYNEFNALFVEGDAAGELMFYGKGAGALPTASAVVSDIIDAARCLSYGPNNGIYTAPSKDVRIVPEEEIYSSFYLRLQAQDRPGVFASIATAFGDENVSLDMILQKRGEVGTAEIVLVTHDVHEDDFFRALDHIGRMPPIGKINSVFRVLNKENGD from the coding sequence ATGCCTTTTTCGGGGAAGGCGCCCTTGTTTTTGGAACAAATTAAATGGTATAATGAGCAAAAAATACAGGAGACAGGGTACGTGGAACAAAGAGAAATTCAAATCGGGCTGCTGGGAATGGGAACGGTCGGGGGAGGGGTTGTTTCCCTGCTTCACAAAAACGGGGCATATATCCGGGCCAAGAATGGGGTTAATTTGAATATAAAGAAGATACTTGTTCGTGATCCCTCCAAGGCAAGGGCCGTGGATGGCTTGCCTTCCTCGATTTTCACCCGTGATGCTGCGGAGATACTTTCTGATCCCGGGATAGACATCGTTGTGGAATTGATCGGGGGGATCGAGCCTGCCCATAGCTATATGGACGAAGCTTTGAAGCAAGGAAAATACGTGGTTACCGCCAACAAGGATGTTATGGCCCACCACGGAGCGGATTTGCTTTCAACAGCCGGGGAAAATAACAGGGCAATTTTTTTTGAAGCCAGCGCCGGTGGCGGGATACCCCTTATCAGGCCTCTCAAGCATTGCCTTTCTGCCAACCGTATTGAAAGGGTCATGGGGATCATAAACGGAACCACGAACTATATCCTGACCCGGATGAGTTTTGCCGGCCTGGAACTGGATCAGGCCTTGAAGGAGGCCCAGGAGAAGGGTTTTGCCGAAGCCGATCCTTCCAATGACCTGGAAGGCCGGGACGCCGCTTACAAGTTGATAGTTCTTTCCGGGTTGGCTTTTGGCAGTTTCGTGAATATCGATGACGTTCATGTTCAGGGCATAAAAAATGTTACTGCCCGGGATCTGTTCTATGCGCACCAGTGGGGCTATACCATCAAGCTTCTGGCCACAGGGGAGCGGGTCAACGACGGCCTTTCACTTCGCGTTTTTCCCGCCCTTCTGCCCCTGAAACATCCCCTCGCCTCTGTCTACAATGAATTCAATGCTCTTTTCGTGGAAGGTGATGCGGCGGGAGAGCTCATGTTTTATGGAAAAGGAGCCGGGGCATTGCCCACGGCAAGCGCCGTGGTTTCCGATATCATCGATGCTGCACGCTGCCTTTCCTACGGGCCAAACAATGGAATTTACACGGCGCCTTCAAAGGATGTCCGCATTGTACCTGAAGAAGAAATCTATTCCAGCTTCTATCTGCGCTTGCAGGCCCAGGATAGGCCGGGAGTATTCGCATCCATAGCTACTGCATTCGGGGATGAGAATGTGAGCCTCGACATGATCTTGCAGAAACGCGGTGAAGTGGGAACAGCCGAAATCGTTCTGGTTACCCATGATGTTCACGAGGACGATTTTTTCCGGGCATTGGACCATATCGGACGTATGCCCCCAATTGGCAAGATCAACAGTGTTTTCCGGGTTCTCAACAAGGAAAATGGCGACTGA